The genomic region CCTGGGCCGCCATCTGCTGGCTCATGCGCTCCGAGCTGTGCTTGGCTACGGCGTGGGCAATTTCGTGGCCCATCACCACAGCCAGGCCGTTTTCGTCCTGCGTGATGGGCAGGATGCCGGTGTACACCGCCACCTTGCCGCCGGGCATGCACCAGGCGTTTTCCTGCTTGTCGTTGATCAGGTTGAACTCCCAGGCGTAGCCCTCCAGTTGAGCCTGAGCATTCTGCTGGCGGAAGTACGTATCCACGGCCTGCTGAATGCGCTGTCCCACCCGCTTCACCATAGCCGCCTGCTCGCCGCTGCCTGCCACCTGACTGGAGGCCAGCACTTTCTGGTACTCAGCAGCGGCCATCGTGTTCATCTCCGTGTCGGAAACTAGGCTGAGCTGGCGGCGGCCGGTGATGGGCACCGTGGAGCAGGCCGCAGTAACTAGAAGGCAGCTGGCGAGGGCAAGGTTGCGGAGCATGACGTAGGAAGGGCTTAGGGAAAGAGACGAGTAGGGCCCGACGTGGTGAAAGCGCCGGCCGGACGCTTCTATACGTGCGCAGGCCGCAAAAATGTTTATTTACCTCTATTCTGATGGCGGCGCACCTGTTTTTTGCCTTTTCTTCGTTCAGCCACTACGAATTAGCGGTAGTTTTGACTTCCGGGCCGCTACCCGCCGGCAGTAGCCCGTTTTTCTGTATCCTGTTTTCCTGGGCTTAGGCCGCTGCCACCAGCCGCCGGGCCCTTTCCTCTCCCCTGCTTTTTACGCTATGAAAATCCTCTGCATTGGCCGCAACTACACCGAGCACATTGCCGAACTCCAGAACGAAACACCCGACGCTCCCGTCATCTTCGCCAAGCCCGATACGGCCCTGCTGCAGCGCAACCAACCGTTCTTCGTGCCCGATTTCTCGCAGGACATTCACCACGAAATAGAGCTGGTGCTGCGCATCTGCAAAAACGGCAAGAACATCGAGGAGAAGTTTGCGCCCACCTACTTCGACGCCATCGGCCTGGGCATCGACTTCACGGCCCGCGACCTGCAAAGCAAGCTCAAATCCAAAGGGCTGCCGTGGGAGCTGGCTAAAGGCTTCGACGGCTCGGCCCCTATTTCGCAGGAGTTCAA from Hymenobacter canadensis harbors:
- a CDS encoding M48 family metallopeptidase, which encodes MLRNLALASCLLVTAACSTVPITGRRQLSLVSDTEMNTMAAAEYQKVLASSQVAGSGEQAAMVKRVGQRIQQAVDTYFRQQNAQAQLEGYAWEFNLINDKQENAWCMPGGKVAVYTGILPITQDENGLAVVMGHEIAHAVAKHSSERMSQQMAAQGLGGVLSASAGQNPTATQNVFLQVVGAGSQLGLLKYGRSQESEADRLGLIFMAMAGYNPDGAVQFWQRMDAREGQASPPEFLSTHPSNGTRIADIQRDLPEARTFYTAR
- a CDS encoding fumarylacetoacetate hydrolase family protein, whose translation is MKILCIGRNYTEHIAELQNETPDAPVIFAKPDTALLQRNQPFFVPDFSQDIHHEIELVLRICKNGKNIEEKFAPTYFDAIGLGIDFTARDLQSKLKSKGLPWELAKGFDGSAPISQEFKPVADFPDLKNINFRLEVNGQVRQQGNSGLMLHDFNKIISYISQFITLKMGDLIFTGTPSGVGPVQPGDQLTGYIEDQQLLNLAVK